One window from the genome of Dyadobacter sp. CECT 9275 encodes:
- a CDS encoding WbqC family protein, with the protein MNKNIVITQSNYIPWKGFFDSIALADEFVVYDDMQYTKRDWRNRNLIKTPQGLRWITIPVEVKGKYNQKINETKISDRRWNKVHWSTLKQNYCKAKCYNDSREFVEHLYMTVNSDYLTEVNLHFITNICKFLGIDTNIRLSSEFILKQERSERLLDICLKLDGTDYYSGPAAKSYINEKIFVDAGVRVHYFDYSSYKHYEQLYPPFEHGVSILDLIFNVGNQSINYLKAKSGGDS; encoded by the coding sequence ATGAATAAAAACATTGTTATCACACAATCCAACTATATACCCTGGAAGGGTTTTTTCGATTCTATTGCATTAGCGGATGAATTTGTTGTTTATGACGACATGCAATATACAAAGCGCGATTGGAGGAATAGAAATCTAATAAAAACGCCTCAGGGACTTAGATGGATTACTATACCGGTCGAAGTCAAAGGAAAGTACAATCAAAAAATTAATGAAACAAAAATTTCAGACAGGAGGTGGAATAAGGTGCATTGGAGTACTCTTAAACAAAACTATTGTAAGGCAAAATGTTATAATGATAGTAGGGAATTTGTTGAGCATTTGTATATGACTGTTAATTCCGACTATTTGACAGAGGTAAATTTACATTTTATAACCAATATCTGTAAATTTTTGGGAATTGATACAAATATCAGACTGTCAAGTGAATTTATACTAAAGCAGGAACGATCGGAGCGGTTATTGGATATTTGCTTAAAATTAGATGGAACAGATTATTACTCCGGTCCTGCGGCGAAATCTTATATTAATGAAAAAATATTTGTAGACGCAGGAGTAAGAGTTCATTATTTCGATTATTCTTCTTATAAACATTATGAGCAATTATATCCTCCTTTCGAACACGGCGTGAGTATTCTGGATCTGATTTTCAATGTGGGAAACCAATCAATTAATTACTTGAAAGCAAAAAGTGGAGGAGATAGTTGA
- a CDS encoding glycosyltransferase family 8 protein yields the protein MDDKIHVACTIDSSYIQHCCVMLTSLFQNNKIFNFHIHLITDQESRSKFFEIERIVVRYGSTFSHYAVDQNLLSNVPVNGHVSIVTYYRILIPLILDYKIPKVLFLDSDVIIRTNILALWCKSVTDFHIAAAKDFASEEHKKLLNIPGGYPYFNAGVLLMNLTRWRNDNISAKILQYISDNHEKIVFWDQDALNAILYKSCKIFSPLWNLTHGFFLPSATVLGYSDVQLKFFTTYPFIVHFTGSNKPWYHYNEHTYKKDYFFYLSQTPYKYFTPIGKPFRTRTLGDKIIYILRRLHFIK from the coding sequence ATGGATGATAAGATTCATGTAGCTTGTACTATTGATTCCAGCTATATTCAACATTGTTGTGTAATGCTCACTTCCCTTTTTCAAAATAATAAAATATTTAATTTCCACATTCATCTTATAACAGATCAAGAAAGTAGAAGTAAGTTTTTTGAAATTGAGAGAATTGTAGTGCGATATGGCTCTACTTTTTCTCATTATGCAGTTGATCAGAACTTGTTAAGCAATGTACCGGTGAATGGGCACGTATCAATTGTGACCTATTATAGGATTTTGATTCCTTTAATATTGGATTACAAAATACCAAAGGTTCTTTTTTTGGACTCGGATGTTATAATAAGGACTAATATTCTGGCGTTATGGTGCAAATCTGTTACTGACTTTCACATTGCAGCGGCCAAAGATTTTGCGTCCGAGGAACATAAGAAATTACTTAATATACCTGGCGGTTACCCTTATTTTAATGCAGGTGTCTTGTTGATGAATCTTACCAGATGGCGTAATGATAACATTTCGGCTAAAATTTTACAGTATATTTCAGATAATCATGAGAAGATTGTTTTCTGGGATCAAGATGCTCTTAATGCGATTCTTTATAAGTCTTGTAAGATATTTTCTCCGTTGTGGAATTTGACTCATGGTTTTTTTTTACCAAGTGCTACGGTGCTTGGCTATTCTGATGTTCAGTTGAAATTTTTTACCACGTATCCTTTTATAGTCCATTTTACCGGGAGTAACAAGCCGTGGTACCATTACAACGAGCATACATACAAAAAGGATTATTTTTTTTATTTGAGTCAAACACCATACAAATATTTTACCCCAATAGGAAAGCCATTTCGTACCCGAACATTGGGAGATAAAATTATTTATATATTGCGTAGACTTCACTTCATTAAATGA
- a CDS encoding phytanoyl-CoA dioxygenase family protein, with translation MGCNAFYCLDTFNSETGATFLLPFSHRVSKIPSTEFVEKYSIQINAAPGSVILFDSMLFHRAGYNTSQQVRRGINHVYTKAIIRQQIDFPDLLGGRYSEDKFLNMLLGYGSPSVKSVEDFRTRRWNKIGSK, from the coding sequence TTGGGGTGTAACGCATTTTATTGCTTGGATACCTTTAATAGTGAAACGGGAGCAACATTTTTACTTCCTTTTTCCCATAGAGTGTCTAAAATTCCATCAACTGAATTTGTAGAGAAATATTCAATTCAAATTAACGCTGCCCCGGGTTCAGTTATATTATTTGATAGTATGTTATTTCACAGAGCTGGTTATAATACTTCCCAACAAGTGCGTAGAGGAATCAATCATGTCTATACAAAGGCTATTATCCGTCAGCAAATTGATTTTCCAGATTTACTAGGGGGACGGTATAGTGAGGATAAGTTTCTTAATATGCTACTTGGCTATGGTTCTCCGTCGGTTAAAAGTGTAGAGGATTTTCGTACCCGGAGATGGAATAAAATAGGATCCAAATGA
- a CDS encoding acetyltransferase — MEKFEIVIFGNGDIAQLASYYFETDSNYKVVGFTVDRDYINDDKFEGKPLVAFDEVASIYPPDKFGMFIAISYANLNKLRSQKYHEAKNKGYELVSYVSSESTYKSQYMCGDNCFILEDNTIQPFVKIGSNVTLWSGNHIGHHSIIKDHNFISSHVVISGHCVISPYCFIGVNATLHNNVEIGTENLIAAGAIISKSSAEQSVWVPSKSILLSKKSNLIKL, encoded by the coding sequence ATGGAAAAATTCGAAATTGTTATATTTGGGAATGGCGATATTGCTCAGCTTGCTAGCTATTATTTTGAAACTGACTCAAATTATAAGGTAGTGGGTTTTACTGTTGACCGAGATTATATCAATGACGATAAGTTTGAAGGTAAACCTTTGGTCGCATTTGATGAAGTTGCAAGTATTTATCCTCCGGATAAATTTGGAATGTTTATAGCCATTAGCTACGCAAACTTAAACAAGTTACGTTCGCAAAAGTATCATGAAGCAAAGAATAAGGGATATGAATTAGTTTCTTATGTAAGTTCGGAAAGTACTTATAAATCACAGTATATGTGCGGAGATAACTGTTTTATTCTTGAAGATAATACCATTCAACCTTTTGTAAAGATTGGTAGCAATGTTACCTTGTGGAGTGGAAATCACATAGGTCATCATTCCATTATTAAGGATCACAACTTTATAAGTTCTCATGTAGTTATATCGGGTCATTGTGTCATTTCTCCATATTGTTTTATTGGTGTAAACGCAACGTTACACAACAATGTGGAAATAGGAACGGAAAACTTAATTGCGGCAGGAGCGATTATCTCAAAATCAAGCGCTGAGCAATCCGTTTGGGTACCGTCGAAATCTATTTTGTTAAGTAAAAAGAGCAATTTGATAAAATTGTAG
- a CDS encoding glycoside hydrolase family protein, which produces MKWTKIGQIYQVTSNYPETISHASNPVALHLRGDIYRIFYNGRNVHNKSSISFVDFDIVQNVILRDHQRPVFTFGSDSSFYSHGISLGNFWKLGDLSLLSVMSWRFEDSEYWNGQIGLLRLVNRSNLVLYLNKPLVTNDDQDDISLSYPFVIYDSGVYKMWYGSTISWSSENGEMIHVIKYAISSNGMDWVKMGIAIPYEIGTAQAFSRPCVLVDKYGYHMWYSYRSGTGLKYRIGYAYSLDGLNWKREHSLVGIDISASGWDSEMICYPFVFNHNEHRYMLYNGNEFGRTGFGLAIMENETHRVQ; this is translated from the coding sequence ATGAAATGGACAAAAATCGGTCAAATTTATCAGGTTACTAGTAACTATCCGGAGACTATATCTCATGCGTCCAACCCGGTTGCCTTACATCTTAGAGGAGACATTTATCGAATTTTTTATAATGGGAGAAATGTACATAATAAGTCGTCAATCTCTTTTGTAGATTTTGATATTGTTCAAAATGTAATTTTAAGAGATCATCAGAGACCTGTTTTTACGTTTGGTAGTGATTCTAGTTTTTATTCTCATGGGATAAGTTTAGGTAATTTTTGGAAGCTTGGGGATTTAAGTCTGTTGTCCGTTATGTCATGGCGGTTTGAGGATTCAGAATACTGGAATGGCCAGATTGGCCTTCTTAGACTAGTTAATAGAAGTAATTTGGTTTTGTATTTGAACAAGCCGTTGGTCACGAACGACGATCAGGATGATATAAGTTTATCCTATCCATTTGTTATATATGATTCCGGAGTTTACAAAATGTGGTATGGATCAACGATCAGTTGGTCATCGGAAAATGGCGAAATGATACATGTCATTAAATATGCAATTTCCTCCAATGGAATGGACTGGGTTAAAATGGGTATTGCTATTCCTTATGAGATTGGAACGGCACAGGCCTTTTCAAGACCATGTGTATTGGTTGATAAATATGGGTATCATATGTGGTATTCATATAGGAGCGGGACTGGATTAAAGTACAGGATTGGTTATGCTTATAGTTTGGACGGTTTAAATTGGAAAAGAGAACATTCTCTGGTCGGCATAGATATTTCGGCGTCGGGCTGGGATTCTGAAATGATTTGCTATCCATTTGTTTTTAATCATAATGAACATAGATATATGCTCTATAATGGAAATGAATTTGGAAGAACAGGTTTTGGTTTAGCCATAATGGAAAATGAAACACATCGGGTTCAATAA
- a CDS encoding class I SAM-dependent methyltransferase — MEEIVDSINRYYSEKIVLHGATPKGVDWNSVESQELRYKILSKVINDPYEKFSVLDYGCGFGGLYNYYREMYTEFTYTGFDISSEMIHAALNINPVSEGIVWTNEKPVLPHEYVVCSGIFNVKLDNNEKEWCKYIIDTLEIINNLSIKGFSFNILTKYSDREYMKDYLFYADPMFFFDYCKKHFSRNVALLHDYDLYEFTLLIRK, encoded by the coding sequence GTGGAGGAGATAGTTGATAGTATAAATAGATATTACAGTGAAAAAATTGTATTGCATGGTGCTACTCCCAAGGGTGTCGACTGGAATTCTGTTGAATCTCAGGAATTGAGGTACAAAATTCTTTCAAAAGTAATAAATGATCCTTATGAGAAGTTCTCAGTTTTGGATTATGGATGTGGTTTCGGAGGGTTATATAATTATTATAGAGAGATGTACACTGAATTTACTTATACCGGTTTCGATATTTCAAGTGAAATGATTCATGCAGCTTTAAACATAAACCCGGTAAGTGAAGGAATTGTATGGACAAATGAAAAGCCAGTACTGCCGCATGAATACGTTGTATGTAGCGGTATTTTTAATGTTAAGCTGGATAATAATGAAAAGGAATGGTGTAAGTATATTATTGATACTCTGGAGATTATAAATAATTTATCAATTAAGGGATTTTCTTTTAATATTCTCACAAAGTATTCAGATAGGGAGTATATGAAAGATTATTTGTTTTATGCTGATCCAATGTTTTTTTTTGATTATTGTAAAAAACACTTCTCTCGAAATGTTGCACTCTTGCATGACTATGACTTATATGAATTTACACTATTGATTAGAAAGTAG
- a CDS encoding glycosyltransferase family 2 protein — translation MLQLSLITINLNNKEGLLQTIRSVLQQSFESFEYIIIDGGSTDGSLDIIRENSAFINYWTSEPDNGIYHAMNKGINVAKGKYCLFLNSGDWLSGPEILRRALADQSDADIISGDIYFYDNVKQAIKWLVPSPDQVTAKTLFLGTLPHQATFIKRSLFDTIGLYNEQLRITSDWLFFLEALFVFNCTYLHYTGVIAYFNMDGISCDPRTELLRKQEQLRILQQKYPLFLPDYELLNRLENQTFEWLESREFRVYKSLENMGVIRFGVFCQRITRAIQRKLHLTINR, via the coding sequence GTGTTACAGTTATCACTGATTACTATTAATCTCAACAATAAGGAAGGGTTGTTACAAACCATTCGAAGCGTATTGCAACAGTCCTTTGAGAGTTTTGAATATATAATTATTGACGGAGGTTCAACTGATGGCAGTCTGGATATAATTCGGGAAAACTCAGCCTTTATTAATTACTGGACTTCGGAGCCGGACAATGGTATTTACCACGCAATGAATAAAGGTATAAATGTTGCTAAGGGTAAATATTGCCTCTTTCTTAATTCTGGCGACTGGTTGTCCGGGCCCGAAATACTGAGGAGAGCTCTTGCAGACCAGTCAGACGCAGATATTATATCAGGAGATATTTATTTTTATGACAATGTAAAGCAGGCTATAAAATGGCTGGTTCCTTCACCTGACCAGGTAACCGCGAAAACGTTATTTCTGGGAACACTTCCCCATCAGGCAACATTTATCAAAAGAAGTCTATTTGATACTATTGGCCTTTATAATGAACAATTAAGGATTACTTCTGACTGGTTGTTCTTTTTGGAAGCTTTGTTTGTGTTTAATTGTACATATCTGCACTATACAGGCGTAATAGCATATTTCAATATGGATGGGATTAGCTGCGATCCCCGCACAGAACTATTGAGGAAACAGGAACAATTACGTATCCTTCAACAAAAATACCCTTTGTTCCTCCCTGACTATGAATTGCTGAACAGACTTGAAAATCAGACCTTTGAATGGTTGGAAAGCAGGGAATTCAGGGTGTATAAATCTTTGGAGAATATGGGAGTTATAAGATTTGGTGTTTTCTGCCAGCGAATAACAAGAGCTATTCAAAGGAAATTGCATTTGACAATCAATAGATGA
- a CDS encoding ABC transporter ATP-binding protein, translated as MQPIIKVENLSKQYRLGTIGTGTMKEDAQRWWHLIRGKEDPYLKIGETNDRSTKGNSDYVWALKDINFEVMPGEVLGIIGKNGAGKSTLLKILSKVTGPTTGSISYNGRIGSLLEVGTGFHPDLTGRENIFLNGAILGMTKREIRSKLDEIIDFSGCERYIDTPVKRYSSGMTVRLGFAVAAHLDPEILIVDEVLAVGDAEFQKKAIGKMQDVSKNEGRTVLFVSHNMTAVEALCGKALILRDGIIEREGSTTEIITDYLKIYSVENRFVKSSDTDRIVGNQNIRIVSASVDNASSANGVREIIDTSNEIDICFTIVNLTKEDAISVGFDLITQKGTVVFGSGGIFECTVNKEIALKCRIPGNFLNDEVYHIHSYFHTSTMVNLYSNTELLTFEIKDTRRISGYLLKINGLIRPQLEWSILA; from the coding sequence ATGCAGCCCATTATAAAAGTAGAGAACCTGTCCAAGCAATACCGTCTGGGTACAATTGGAACGGGAACAATGAAAGAAGATGCTCAGCGGTGGTGGCACCTGATACGGGGCAAGGAGGATCCTTACCTTAAAATTGGTGAAACCAACGATCGGAGTACCAAAGGCAACAGTGATTATGTATGGGCTTTAAAAGACATCAATTTTGAAGTAATGCCTGGTGAAGTATTGGGTATTATTGGTAAAAACGGAGCTGGTAAGTCCACTTTATTAAAAATTCTTTCCAAAGTAACAGGACCCACCACGGGCAGTATTTCGTACAATGGACGGATTGGCAGTCTGCTGGAAGTTGGTACCGGCTTTCACCCCGACCTGACAGGCCGTGAAAATATCTTTCTGAACGGTGCCATTCTGGGTATGACCAAACGGGAAATCCGCTCCAAACTGGACGAAATCATCGATTTTTCGGGCTGTGAACGTTACATCGATACCCCAGTAAAACGCTATTCAAGCGGAATGACCGTTCGGCTTGGTTTCGCCGTAGCAGCGCATCTGGATCCTGAGATCCTGATAGTGGATGAAGTACTGGCCGTTGGCGATGCTGAATTTCAAAAGAAGGCCATCGGGAAAATGCAGGATGTGAGCAAGAACGAGGGGAGGACGGTGTTATTTGTGAGCCATAATATGACGGCGGTTGAAGCATTGTGTGGAAAGGCGTTAATTTTAAGAGATGGTATTATTGAAAGAGAAGGCAGTACAACAGAAATCATTACAGATTACCTTAAAATTTATTCTGTTGAAAATAGATTTGTAAAAAGCAGTGATACGGATCGAATAGTTGGCAACCAAAATATCAGAATCGTCTCTGCTTCGGTGGATAATGCATCGTCTGCTAATGGTGTCCGTGAAATTATTGATACAAGCAATGAAATTGATATTTGTTTTACCATTGTCAATTTAACAAAAGAAGACGCCATATCGGTTGGTTTTGATTTGATAACTCAAAAAGGAACAGTTGTATTTGGTTCAGGAGGAATCTTTGAATGCACTGTCAATAAGGAAATAGCTTTAAAGTGTCGAATACCTGGTAACTTTCTGAATGATGAGGTTTACCATATCCATTCGTATTTTCACACTAGTACAATGGTGAATTTATATTCGAATACCGAATTATTGACCTTTGAAATAAAAGATACAAGGAGGATCTCGGGCTATTTGCTTAAGATAAATGGTTTAATCAGGCCGCAGTTAGAATGGAGTATTTTGGCATGA
- the rffA gene encoding dTDP-4-amino-4,6-dideoxygalactose transaminase, translating to MKHIGFNKPFFTGKETQYIYEAVQSGKISGNGMFTQRCQIFFENRYGFKKCLLTTSCTDALEMSAMLAGIRPGDEVIIPSFTFVSTALAFVRQGASVIFADSYTDNPNIDAGAIEFLITNRTKAIVAVHYAGVACDMDVIMKLADQYGLLVIEDAAQAIDSFYTGANGVTRALGSIGHLAAFSFHETKNIISGEGGMLAINDDRFLERAEIIWEKGTNRSQFFRGEINKYSWIDIGSSFLPSEITAAFLYAQIENLDFIQDRRKHLWNRYYENLIRYSENLNLPILPDYATNNGHIFYLVLNDSESRTKLINKLRDDNVDAVFHYISLHSSTYYAPRYFGGPLLNSDKFSNCLLRLPMYFELEDDDIKRVCSIIISTHE from the coding sequence ATGAAACACATCGGGTTCAATAAGCCTTTTTTTACCGGTAAAGAGACCCAATACATATATGAGGCTGTACAATCTGGTAAAATTTCCGGAAATGGAATGTTTACTCAACGGTGTCAGATCTTTTTTGAGAATAGGTATGGTTTTAAAAAGTGTTTGCTTACTACTTCTTGTACGGATGCTTTGGAAATGTCGGCAATGCTAGCCGGTATTAGGCCAGGGGATGAAGTAATTATCCCAAGTTTTACCTTTGTCTCTACCGCTCTTGCTTTTGTCCGGCAAGGAGCTTCGGTTATTTTTGCGGATTCTTATACAGACAATCCGAACATAGATGCAGGAGCCATCGAATTCCTGATCACTAATAGAACTAAAGCTATTGTTGCAGTTCATTATGCTGGTGTGGCCTGTGATATGGATGTGATAATGAAATTGGCCGATCAGTACGGGTTATTGGTTATTGAGGATGCAGCACAAGCGATTGACAGTTTTTATACTGGTGCAAACGGGGTCACAAGAGCTCTCGGAAGTATAGGTCACTTGGCGGCCTTCTCATTCCATGAAACTAAGAACATTATTAGTGGTGAAGGTGGGATGTTGGCCATCAATGATGACCGGTTTTTGGAGAGAGCGGAAATAATCTGGGAAAAGGGGACAAACCGTTCCCAGTTTTTTCGAGGGGAAATAAATAAGTACAGTTGGATTGATATCGGCAGTTCTTTTCTACCCTCAGAGATAACTGCTGCTTTTTTATATGCTCAAATAGAAAATCTAGATTTCATCCAGGACAGGCGTAAACATTTATGGAATAGATATTATGAGAATCTAATCCGGTATTCTGAGAATCTTAATTTACCGATATTACCTGACTACGCTACTAACAATGGACATATATTTTATCTGGTTCTAAATGATAGTGAAAGTAGGACAAAACTAATTAATAAACTTCGAGACGATAATGTAGACGCGGTGTTTCATTATATTTCCTTGCACTCTTCAACTTACTATGCGCCAAGGTATTTTGGTGGTCCCTTGTTAAATTCAGACAAATTTTCTAATTGTCTTTTAAGGTTACCAATGTATTTTGAACTTGAAGACGACGATATTAAACGAGTGTGTAGTATAATAATCAGCACTCATGAATAA
- a CDS encoding nucleotide-diphospho-sugar transferase, producing the protein MSDTCDFFDTPILFIVFNRIEETKIVFERIRRCKPINFFIAADGHRIDRDGERELCEAVRNWILSNIDWECTVKTMFNDQNLGCGRGPSQAISWFFTHVSEGIIIEDDCAPNDSFFVFCSDMLKRYRLDDRVSAISGNNFQPLQPMDIRENYYFSVFPSSWGWATWRRAWLGFDFGIGNWNDLNRRTILGFLFNELPYQVWWKNQFEWMYYNQPQDMWDFQFHFLSMSRRQLAIIPTVNLVSNIGHGSNGTHFRDDTSLLANIPTVEIEFPLEHPDLMRRNYKADVYVQRLLFGEVEQVGILRRLKRFVKRMISYKV; encoded by the coding sequence ATGTCTGATACGTGTGATTTTTTTGACACACCGATCCTTTTTATTGTGTTTAACAGGATAGAGGAGACCAAAATTGTTTTTGAAAGAATTCGTCGCTGTAAACCGATTAATTTTTTTATTGCCGCTGACGGGCACAGGATAGATAGAGATGGAGAAAGGGAGCTATGCGAAGCTGTTCGTAATTGGATACTAAGTAATATAGACTGGGAATGTACTGTTAAAACTATGTTTAATGACCAGAATCTGGGTTGTGGAAGAGGGCCTTCCCAGGCAATTTCGTGGTTTTTTACCCATGTTTCGGAGGGAATAATTATTGAGGATGATTGTGCGCCAAATGACTCATTTTTTGTTTTTTGCAGCGATATGTTGAAAAGGTATCGATTAGATGACAGAGTTTCTGCAATTTCTGGAAATAATTTTCAGCCCTTACAACCCATGGATATAAGGGAGAATTACTATTTTTCTGTTTTCCCATCCAGCTGGGGCTGGGCCACATGGCGGAGAGCATGGCTGGGGTTTGATTTTGGAATTGGAAATTGGAATGATTTAAATAGGAGGACTATTTTGGGCTTTTTATTTAATGAGCTCCCTTATCAAGTTTGGTGGAAGAACCAGTTTGAATGGATGTATTATAACCAACCCCAGGATATGTGGGATTTTCAGTTTCATTTTCTTAGTATGAGTAGAAGACAATTGGCTATTATTCCAACTGTTAATTTGGTATCGAACATAGGCCATGGCAGTAATGGAACTCATTTTCGGGACGACACCAGTCTCCTTGCTAATATTCCTACAGTTGAAATTGAGTTTCCGTTGGAACATCCAGATCTAATGAGACGAAATTATAAGGCAGACGTATACGTTCAGAGGTTACTCTTTGGAGAGGTGGAGCAGGTCGGTATTTTAAGGAGGTTGAAGCGTTTTGTAAAACGTATGATTTCTTACAAAGTATAG
- a CDS encoding glycosyltransferase family protein, with the protein MNNKFLFVVSEFFPAGAQRQMYELDLEFKKRKINIEILSLLPLNSHPYFPDFFYKVHLQLGTKVRFISSYRANNLLKKMQVRMGLDNKDTLKAYFEEFRSVFFMGEYVFHSLQERVKTFNIERYNIFIMCSRFQGEYYRVIDKGFKYNFISGFDTDEQVAYEFEGYSQYRHTYLPLLLKPTLDYKTWKFKNIDSEKKIGIFTRLSKDKPLDPFFYVFKLLLELNVKVQLHIFGAGVVEEAGYDRYINTLGIKGSVLFRGHQEDIKETINKEQLDLIWFQGYLNRPAGYAGFDACLTGTPQLFWDFYDGNNSDINNLDSVYPHFKHIGNFLNASLKVLNDKNYAETLAQRQFSDVFNNRNMSFGFENIKYLFT; encoded by the coding sequence ATGAATAACAAATTTCTTTTTGTGGTATCGGAATTTTTTCCGGCTGGCGCGCAACGCCAAATGTATGAGCTGGATTTGGAATTTAAAAAGCGAAAAATTAATATAGAAATTTTATCACTATTACCCCTCAACAGTCATCCCTATTTTCCAGATTTCTTCTATAAAGTCCATTTACAGCTAGGAACAAAAGTTCGATTTATAAGTAGCTATAGGGCTAATAATTTGTTAAAAAAAATGCAAGTAAGAATGGGTCTTGACAATAAAGATACTCTGAAGGCTTACTTCGAGGAATTCAGATCTGTCTTCTTTATGGGTGAATATGTTTTTCACTCCCTTCAGGAAAGAGTTAAAACCTTTAATATTGAACGATATAATATATTCATAATGTGTTCTCGTTTCCAGGGAGAATATTATCGAGTTATAGACAAAGGTTTCAAATATAACTTTATTTCAGGATTTGATACGGATGAACAGGTTGCTTATGAATTTGAGGGCTATTCCCAATATCGTCATACTTATTTACCTCTATTATTGAAACCAACTCTGGATTATAAAACTTGGAAATTTAAAAATATAGATTCGGAAAAGAAAATAGGGATTTTTACAAGACTTAGCAAAGATAAACCGCTGGATCCCTTTTTTTATGTATTTAAATTACTCTTGGAATTGAATGTTAAGGTACAATTACATATTTTTGGAGCGGGAGTTGTTGAAGAGGCTGGCTATGATCGATATATCAATACGCTTGGTATAAAGGGTTCAGTTTTGTTTAGGGGACATCAGGAAGATATCAAGGAAACGATAAATAAAGAGCAATTGGACTTGATTTGGTTTCAGGGTTATCTAAACAGACCCGCCGGTTACGCAGGGTTTGACGCATGCCTTACAGGAACCCCTCAATTGTTTTGGGATTTTTATGATGGTAATAATTCTGATATTAATAATTTGGATAGCGTATATCCTCATTTTAAGCACATAGGAAATTTTTTGAATGCGTCGTTAAAAGTTCTTAACGACAAAAATTATGCTGAGACTTTGGCTCAGCGGCAATTTTCTGATGTTTTTAATAATAGGAATATGAGTTTCGGATTTGAAAATATCAAGTATTTGTTTACTTAA